From the Manihot esculenta cultivar AM560-2 chromosome 3, M.esculenta_v8, whole genome shotgun sequence genome, one window contains:
- the LOC110612072 gene encoding DDRGK domain-containing protein 1 isoform X4: MDIYGIPDQTLFHDTVDESDDEVGEHYEARASTKKDRKRQEREAQRQAEEATRESRQTKQDRYAEMRRRKDEEHEARERMLEEEAKAQKAKEEEAAALEFEKWKGEFSVDAEGTTENEVQDGNQDLLSEFVEYIKRQKCIPLEDLAAEFKLRTQECINRITSLENMGRLSGVMDDRGKYIYISQEEMKAVADYIKRQGRVSISHLASKSNQFIDLEPKIQFVEEISNMEEITAT, translated from the exons TGGATATTTACGGGATCCCGGATCAAACCTTATTTCATG ACACGGTTGATGAAAGTGATGATGAAGTGGGTGAACATTATGAGGCTAGAGCATCAACAAAGAAAGATAGGAAACGGCAAGAGCGAGAAGCTCAAAGACAG GCTGAAGAAGCTACACGTGAATCAAGGCAGACCAAACAAGACCGTTATGCAGAAATGCGGAGGAGGAAGGATGAAGAGCATGAGGCACGGGAGCGTATGCTG GAAGAAGAAGCCAAGGCTCAAAAGGCCAAAGAGGAGGAAGCAGCTGCATTAGAGTTTGAGAAATGGAAAGGGGAGTTTTCAGTTGATGCTGAAGGAACGACAGAAAATGAAGTGCAAGATGGAAATCAAGATTTGCTATCCGAGTTTGTGGAATACATAAAG AGACAAAAATGCATTCCCTTGGAAGATCTTGCTGCAGAATTCAAGCTGAGGACTCAG GAATGTATTAATCGGATAACCTCCCTGGAAAATATGG GGAGACTTTCAGGTGTAATGGATGATAGaggaaaatatatatacatctcACAGGAAGAGATGAAAGCTGTTGCTGACTATATCAAGCGTCAAGGGAGGGTTAGCATATCACATCTAGCCAGCAAGTCCAACCAGTTCATAGATTTGGAGCCAAAAATACAGTTCGTGGAAGAAATTAGCAATATGGAGGAGATAACTGCCACTTGA